The following are encoded together in the Thalassomonas haliotis genome:
- a CDS encoding metal-dependent hydrolase family protein, with protein sequence MLAFFSRPTQFLRLTAVCLLLTLLPATALARVQVIHAGQLLAVPGEAPLKQQTLVVTDGKISGVFPGYLSMDKFADNARLIDLSSSFVMPGLMDMHVHLQGELGPNNDSETLRLSDADVAMKSVFFAEKTLMSGFTTVRDLGAKPEQIYALRDAIDKGWVPGPRIVAAGRVAITGGHADVDGMRADLLEKFTAKTVCDGPFDCRRATRRAIKFGADLIKITSTGGVLSDTNTGTGVQMTDGELKEVVETAHGLGRKVASHAHAAAGINAALRAGVDSIEHGSYADEESIRLFKKTGAYLVPTLLAGDTVVGMAKTADFMSDDIKAKAVRVGGDMLKNFSRAQRSGVNIAFGTDSGVSKHGENAREAVLMFEGGMGAADILKSATINAAKLIGYQDSLGSLEKGKLADIIAIDTSPLEDINALLSVDFVMKAGKVVKNHEKSSFLLP encoded by the coding sequence ATGTTAGCTTTTTTCTCCCGCCCGACTCAATTTTTGCGCTTAACAGCCGTTTGTCTGCTGCTCACTCTTTTACCGGCAACCGCCTTGGCCCGGGTGCAGGTGATCCATGCCGGGCAGCTGCTGGCTGTGCCGGGTGAAGCTCCTTTAAAGCAGCAGACCTTAGTGGTCACGGACGGTAAAATTAGCGGGGTCTTTCCGGGTTACTTATCTATGGATAAATTTGCCGATAATGCCCGCTTAATCGACTTATCTTCCTCTTTTGTGATGCCGGGCCTAATGGATATGCATGTCCATCTCCAGGGAGAATTGGGGCCGAACAATGACAGCGAAACCTTACGCTTATCCGATGCCGATGTTGCCATGAAAAGTGTGTTTTTTGCCGAGAAGACCCTGATGTCCGGATTTACCACGGTACGTGACCTGGGCGCCAAACCCGAGCAAATTTATGCCCTCAGGGATGCCATAGATAAAGGCTGGGTACCCGGGCCGAGAATTGTTGCCGCCGGCAGGGTTGCTATTACCGGCGGACATGCCGATGTTGACGGTATGCGCGCAGACTTATTAGAAAAGTTTACCGCCAAAACCGTTTGCGACGGCCCGTTTGACTGTCGCCGGGCCACGAGGCGGGCGATAAAATTTGGTGCTGATTTGATTAAAATCACCTCAACCGGCGGGGTGTTGTCCGATACCAATACCGGCACCGGGGTGCAGATGACAGATGGCGAGCTTAAAGAGGTGGTGGAAACGGCCCATGGCTTAGGACGAAAAGTTGCCAGCCATGCCCATGCCGCTGCGGGGATCAATGCTGCGCTGCGCGCCGGGGTCGACAGCATAGAGCACGGCAGCTATGCCGACGAAGAAAGTATCCGCTTATTCAAAAAAACCGGCGCCTACCTGGTACCGACCTTACTGGCGGGAGATACCGTGGTGGGCATGGCGAAAACGGCTGACTTTATGTCTGATGACATTAAAGCCAAAGCGGTACGTGTCGGCGGTGATATGTTAAAGAACTTTTCCCGGGCACAGCGTTCGGGGGTTAACATTGCCTTTGGTACCGACAGCGGCGTTTCCAAACATGGCGAGAATGCCAGAGAAGCGGTGCTGATGTTCGAGGGGGGCATGGGCGCCGCTGACATCTTAAAGTCGGCAACAATAAATGCGGCTAAATTGATCGGTTACCAGGATAGCTTAGGCAGCCTGGAAAAAGGCAAGCTGGCGGATATTATTGCCATCGATACCAGTCCGCTTGAGGACATTAACGCTTTGCTCAGTGTCGATTTTGTGATGAAAGCGGGCAAGGTGGTAAAAAACCATGAGAAAAGCTCGTTTTTGCTGCCATGA
- a CDS encoding GNAT family N-acetyltransferase, producing MTFDKSIDFDVFYLDATSRVSADIWDRLFQRRDPFVRHAYLSALEQSNCVGGNSGWQVSHLMVKNRQNGAVVALMPLYIKSHSFGEYLFDWSWAQAYQKYGFEYYPKLVSAIPFTPVAGERLAIAGDYQLYRQQIAGLVTRALLDKARELNVQTVQCFFYPDRANTGTLLQANDWLSRRDVQFYWLNEGYVDFSDYLGAMSARKRKNIKKERDRVFASGIRFHWLSGADMNSELWQQFLRFYQATYAKRSGHYGYLNKHFFTTLSETMADNLLLLFAKQQGKTVAAALFFRDQQTLYGRYWGCEQEFDFLHFETCYYQGIDYCIRHKLKHFNAGVQGEHKVARGFTPVFTYGAYQILRPDFTAAIGDFLKQEDAYLQQYFQQMHTRLPFKAK from the coding sequence ATGACTTTTGACAAAAGTATTGATTTTGATGTTTTTTATCTCGATGCTACTTCCCGGGTAAGCGCTGATATCTGGGATAGACTTTTTCAGCGCCGGGATCCCTTTGTGCGCCACGCCTATTTATCGGCGTTGGAGCAGTCAAACTGTGTCGGCGGAAACAGTGGCTGGCAGGTTTCTCACCTGATGGTGAAAAATCGCCAAAACGGCGCCGTTGTCGCCTTGATGCCGCTTTATATCAAATCTCACTCTTTTGGCGAATATCTGTTTGACTGGTCCTGGGCCCAGGCCTATCAAAAATACGGCTTTGAATATTATCCCAAGCTGGTCAGCGCCATCCCTTTTACCCCGGTGGCGGGGGAACGCCTGGCAATCGCCGGTGATTATCAGCTTTACCGCCAGCAAATTGCCGGGTTGGTGACCCGGGCGCTGTTGGACAAAGCCCGGGAACTTAACGTGCAAACCGTGCAATGTTTCTTTTACCCTGACCGGGCCAATACCGGCACCTTGCTACAGGCGAATGACTGGTTATCCCGGCGGGATGTCCAGTTTTATTGGCTGAATGAGGGCTATGTTGATTTTAGTGATTACCTTGGGGCAATGAGCGCACGTAAACGTAAAAACATCAAAAAAGAAAGAGACAGGGTGTTTGCCTCGGGTATCCGTTTTCACTGGCTCAGCGGCGCAGACATGAATAGTGAGTTATGGCAGCAATTTTTACGTTTTTACCAGGCAACCTATGCCAAACGCTCCGGCCACTATGGTTATTTAAATAAGCACTTTTTCACAACGCTGAGTGAAACCATGGCGGACAATTTATTGCTGCTTTTTGCCAAACAGCAAGGCAAGACAGTCGCCGCCGCGTTGTTTTTTCGCGATCAGCAAACACTTTATGGACGTTATTGGGGCTGCGAGCAGGAATTTGATTTTCTGCATTTTGAAACCTGCTATTACCAGGGCATAGATTATTGCATCAGGCATAAGCTAAAACACTTTAATGCCGGGGTTCAGGGGGAGCATAAGGTTGCCCGTGGATTTACGCCGGTGTTTACTTATGGCGCTTATCAGATATTAAGGCCGGATTTTACTGCCGCTATCGGCGATTTTCTTAAACAGGAAGATGCCTATCTCCAGCAATACTTTCAACAGATGCACACCAGGTTACCTTTTAAAGCAAAATAA